DNA sequence from the Bacteroides sp. genome:
AGGTGCTCAACAAGCGCTCCGGCAAACAGGGTGTCTTCCATGCTGAAGCGGTTTTTCCATCCCGCACAAAAGACCACTAAAGGCTTTTTTAATTCCATGATATAATCAGCAACTGCCGTTAGGTTTATAAAGGCACCTATGACGACGTCATTGTTTCCGTGAGCTACCGCTTTTATGGCCTGCGTGCCGTTTGTCGTGTTAATGACAATGGTCTGGCCTCTGAGGGAAGGTTCCAGAAAATTAAAGGGAGAATTGCCAAAATCAGCACAGTCCAGCTTTTTCCCATCCCTTTCGCCTGCTACAATATACCCCTTCTTTTTGTATTCCTCACTTTCACTAATCTCAGCAACGGGGATCATACTTTTTACCCCATTGTGAAAGGCAGCGCAAATGGCTGTACTGGCCCTGAAAATATCAGTGATGACCACCACGGAATCATCACGGTCATAAAGCGGCCACGAAAGGGGAGAGAAGCAAACTTCTATGCTGTATTTCCCATCTTCGCTATACATAGTGTATGTTTTGAAAATAAAACAACCCCTGCTGATCAGGACCAGCAGGGGCCTTATTTCATTCAATTATTTTATCCTTTGTAAAAAGGTAGCTTTACCACTTCGGCTTTCAGGGCTTTTCCCCGGATATCAAGGAAAATTTCTGAGCCAGCTTTTGCAAAGGAAGGTTTCACATAACCCATTCCAATACCCACCTTCAATGATGGGGCCATGGTACCCGAGGTAACCTCGCCAATGGTATTGCCTTCTCCATTCAGAATGGCATAGTGTTGCCTTGGAATACCCTTGTCAACCATCTGGAAACCCACCAGTTTACGATCCACGCCTTCGGTTTTTTGCTTTTGCAGGTTTCCCCTGTTGATGAAGTCTTTGCCATCAGCAAACTTGGTGATCCAACCAAGACCGGCTTCAATGGGGGAGGTGGTATCATTGATGTCATTTCCATACAGACAGAAGCCCATCTCCAGGCGGAGGGTGTCGCGTGCAGCCAGGCCAATGGGTTTTATCCCGAATTCTTCCCCGGCTTCCAGAACGGCCTCATAGATCTTCAGGCCATCCTTATTTTCAAAATAAATCTCACAACCTCCCGAACCGGTATATCCCGTAGTGGAAAGGATTACATTTCCAACACCTGCAAATTCAAGCACCTTAAAGGTGTAATAGGGCATATCCTCAATGGGTTCTTTGGTAAGCTTCTGCATGGCTTTAAGGGCAAGGGGGCCTTGGACAGCCAATTGTGAAATATCGTCTGATGCATTGGTTAATTTTGCTCCAATGCCTTCATTTTGTCTGGTAATCCAGGCCCAGTCCTTGTCAATGTTGGCTGCATTAACAACCAGCAGATATTTTTCTTCATTGAAACGATACACCAGGAAGTCATCCACAATGCCCCCCTGATCGTTTGGAAAACAAGTATATTGCACCTTGCCATCCGTCAGTACTGAAGCATCATTTGAGCTAACCCGCTGAAGCAGCTCCAGGGCTTTGGGCCCTTCTGCCCAAAACTCGCCCATATGCGAGACATCAAAAACGCCCACCCCTTTCCTTACCGTTTCGTGTTCAGCATTAACGCCTTCAAATTGCACGGGCATGTAAAAGCCAGCGAAGGAAACCATCTTAGCACCCATGGCTTCATGCTTCTCTTTAAATACAGTCGTCTTCATGAATATGAATTTATTGATAATATGAGTTTTTCAGGATAACCGTCCCAAAATTAGTAAATAACATTCAAAGCATCCTATTTATTCAAAGGTAAAAACACCCTGAATGTTCAAATCCTGCGAAAAGGGAAGCCGGATTTCATTCAGTGAAGATATCATCAATGGACGCAGGACTTCACTGCTGTAAAGCCAGTCTATGAAAGGAAAAAACAGGGGAGAGGGCCAAGGGTTATTTTAACACCTCGCTGATCAGATCGGCGGCTTCCTTAAGCAGGATAGCCGAGTGCACCTTCAAACCTGAATGATCGATGATTTCCTTTGCTTCTTCTGCATTGGTGCCCTGCAATCTCACAATAATGGGTTGTTTGATCTCCCCGATATTTTTATAGGCATCCACGATTCCTGTCGCAACGCGGTCACAGCGTACAATGCCCCCAAAGATATTTACCAGGATAGCCTTTACGTTTGGATCTTTCAGAATGATACGGAAGGCTTCCTCCACACGCTTGGCGTTGGCTGATCCCCCAACATCCAGGAAGTTTGCAGGCTCCCCGCCACTGAGTTTGATAATATCCATGGTGGCCATGGCGAGCCCGGCACCGTTGACCATACATCCTACGTTTCCGTTGAGTTTTACATAGTTTAGGTTGTGCTGCCCGGCTTCCACTTCCATGGGATCTTCCTCGTGGATGTCGCGCATCTCTTCAATATCCGGGTGCCTGAACAAGGCATTGTTGTCAATCACCATTTTGGTGTCAACCACCAGGATCTTATCATCCGATGTCTTAAACAGGGGGTTGATTTCAACCAGGGTAGCGTCATTCTCAATATAAGCCTGGTAAAGTTTGGGGACAAACTTCACCATATTTTTGAAAGCCTCGCCGCTTAACCCAAAGTTAAAGGCAATGCGGCGGCACTGGAAAGGGAGTACCCCCACCTTGGGGTCAATTTCTTCGGTAAAGATCTGCTCAGGCGTCTCTTCTGCAACTTCTTCAATGTTCATGCCTCCACGGGGGGAATACATGATCATGTTGCGGGAAGTGGCACGGTTGAGCAAAATGCTGAAATAGAATTCCTTTGGCTCAGAAGGGCCGGGGTAATAAATGCCCTGTTCCACTAAAACCTTCCTTACCTTTTTGCCTTCAGGACCCGTTTGCGGGGTGACCAATTGCATGCCGATGATCTGGTGGGCAAACTGCTCAACTTCTTCCAGCGAGCGGGCAATCTTTACGCCACCCCCTTTGCCGCGCCCTCCGGCATGAATCTGGGCCTTGACCGCCCAGATCTTTAATCCGGTGCGCTTCTCCAGCTCTACTGCAGCAGCTTTGGCATCCGAAGGATCTTTAACCAGGATGCTTTCTGCGACCGGTACCTGGTATTTTCTTAAAAGGCTCTTCCCTTGGTATTCATGAAGATTCATAACTTCTGGTTTTGATTTTTCTGCTTTTTTATCAAGGAATAGAATATTCCTTACTGGGTGGTGTAAATTCCCCTATGGCACCCCCTTTGCAATGTAATGAAACAAAAATACAAATTTACCGATACCGAGTAGGAGATTTTTTTCGCTAAGGAGATTTTGTTGATTATACTGCCTTTGAAGAAAAACAAGCTGCTAAATTCTTTTCTTTTTTTTATTCTAAAAAATAAAATCTTAACATATAGCGTTTATTTTTTGAAAACCAGCCAGAAGGCTTTTTCTAAACCGGAAAGTGTAATGAAAATATGCTGACCGGAAATTCAAGACATTATTCACTAAAACCCAATGCATGAAGCAACTTTTTACAAAACAAAACGAATTATCGATGTTTATCAATGCGTCTCCGGGAAATACTGTTCCGGCCTTTTTTGCAGACCAAGTCAACCCAGGTGTTAGCCAGCGTTCTGCAAGCCGGAGGGAGCCCATGGCTGATCTTCCCGACCCGCAAATCCTTAGAAACATCCTTAATTACGCGAGGTCACTCGAAGTGATGAAGCCTGCCACAGGCGCTGCCATGTTTCTAATCAATAATTAACCTGGTGAATGTGTGGTAAACCTTTCCGGTCAATGCCTCCCCCGGAAAGGTTTTTTGTTTACAGGCAGAATTTTTTTATACTTTTGCCTGAGATGAAGCGATATTTGGTGTAGAATCAATAAAATGTGCCTTATGAAAAGAAAAATTGCCCTGTTTGTCTTTGGTCTTGCATTGCTTTCCCTGGGAATGTCGGCTTGCCGCAGCCGCGAATTATGCCCCGCATACACCTCTGACAGCATGCCTGTGGCTGAAGAAACCTTGCAGGAAACCACCTGACCTGTTCGTGTTCTTAACGCTTTTAACAGGGGAGTCCTTCGATTCCCCTTTTTTTTGTGCCTTCCCCCTTCAAATATTTATTAATTTGCAAGGGAAATTAATAACTGTTTCCGGTTATAAACCAACTCAAGAATTATGCCAATCAGAATTGCTGCCAATGGTTTCATCACCTTATTGCTCCTGGTATTTTTTCCCCTGGTGCTTTCTTGCAGTCAACCATGGCAGGAGGAACGAACCAGACTACCTGAAAAGGAATTGAGAATAATCCCGGGCGCTGATCGCACGGAGGAATACTTCCCCTTGCTTCGCGGGAAACGTATTGCCGTTGCCGGAAACCATACCTCAGTGGTGGGAGGGGAAGTGCACCTGGTGGATACCCTGCTTGCAGCCGGAATAAATGTGGTCAGGGTATTCAGCCCCGAACACGGATTCAGAGGGCAGGCTGCCGCTGGTGAACTGATACATAATGATGTGGACTCCCGTTCCGGGCTTCCTGTTATCAGTCTTTATGGCAACAACCGAAAACCCACGCCTGAGCAGTTGGAAGGTGTGGATCTGATCATTGTTGACCTTCAGGATGTGGGCATGCGATTTTATACTTATATCTCCACCATGAGCTTGATCATGCAGGCTGCTGCCCGTCTGGACAAAGAGGTCATGGTGCTCGACCGCCCCAACCCCCACGGGCATTATGTCGATGGTCCCATGCTCGATCTGGAATACAATTCTTTTGTGGGAATGCACCCAATACCCGTGGTCCACGGGATGACGATGGGCGAGTATGCCCGGATGGTCATTGGCGAAGGCTGGCTGGGATATAAGGTTGAATGCAAACTAACAGTCATCCCAGTGGAGAACTATACGCATAACGACCTCTACCAGTTGCCCATAGCCCCTTCTCCTAATCTTCCCAATATGCAAGCCGTTTATCTTTACCCATCCCTTTGCTTTTTCGAGGGCACCGTGATCAGTGTGGGAAGGGGAACCGAAATGCCGTTTCAGGTCTTTGGACACCCAAATCTCCCTTCCGAAAAATACTCCTTCACCTATATGCCCCAAAGTGTCAAGGCAGCCCCTAATCCGCCTGCATTGGGAGAGACCTGCTTCGGGAAAGACCTGCGAACCCTGCCCGTTGAATACCTGCAGGCCGAAAGGCGCATCAACCTCAGCTACCTCCTGGACGCTTTCCGCAACTATCCCCAAAAGGATCAATTCTTCAACAACTATTTCGATCGCCTGGCAGGCAACAACCTCCTGCGCAACCAGGTGCTGGCAGGGCAAACTGAGGAACAGATCAGGGAGACCTGGCAGCCTGGTTTGGATGAATTCTGCAAGACCCGGGAGAAGTACTTGTTGTATCCGGATTTCGAAAATTAATCTTTTTGCCATGATTTCTCCGGTAACGCTTGGTTCTGCCTACCAGTGGTTCCTCAAAACACTGGAAGGAACCTATCCCGAAAAGGAGCTGCAGGCCCTGGGAAGGGAAGTCTTCAGGCATTTCTTTTCCATTGAACCGACCGAAAGGGTAATGAATGCACATTTGTCCTTTCCGCCTGATTTCTTCAGGGTTCTTGAAAGCGTTGTGGAACAACTTAAACAACACGTTCCATTGCAATACGTGACTGGTGTCGCTCGTTTCCTTGATCTTTACCTGGATGTTGATCCCCGGGTTCTGATTCCTCGTCCTGAAACGGAAGAACTGGTCCAGTGGGTATTCGAAACCATTCAAACAAAGTTCGGGAGTTCCCAGCCCGGGGTTTCCCTGCTGGATGTGGGTACCGGCAGTGGCTGCATCCCTGTTTCCCTGGCCAAAAAGCTGCCCAATGCCCGGGTCATGGCCTGCGATGTGTCGGAAGAGGTCCTGGAAGTGGCCAGCCATAATGCTGCCAAAAACCAGGTCAAGGTCGACTTTTTCAGGTGTGATGTCCTCCGGGATGATCCCCAGCTCAGAAACCTGGAAGTGGTGGTCAGCAATCCGCCCTACGTGATGGAAAAGGAGAAGGAGCTTATGCTGCCCAATGTGCTTGAGCACGAACCTTCAGCAGCCTTATTCGTCAGCAATGAAAATCCGCTTATCTTTTACCATGCCATTGCCTCCAAAGCCAGGCGCTGGCTCAAACCAGGTGGATTTCTCTTTTTCGAGATCAATGAAAACCTGGGGAAAGAAACAGTTGAATGCATTGAAAAAGAAGGGTTTAATGAAGTTATTCTAAAGCGTGACTTAAATGGCAGGCACCGGATGATCCGTGCAGTGAATGCCTAAGCCCTAAGACCACATTTTCCCTTTCAGGCGCTTTTTATTAAATAAGAAAGATGAATGCCTGTCACTTCCCTGGGGATGATTTCCGGGACAGGCCTTTTCTATTCAATAATATTAATTGGGTTAGATAATAATTTGTTCCGCGCTGCAGTTAACATGTTATAAACCATCCTAATCACCATGAAAGAAAAGATAAAAAACAACCTGGACAAGCCCGGGGAACTGGAGCAACTTTACCGCAGGGACAAAAAGGGTTTCGAAAAAAACTTCTATGAAATCTTGCCTGAAATTGAGGGTCATTCCCTGGCAGGCTTCTGGAAGGCCCGCCTTGAAGAAGAACGTCCCAAAGACCTGTTTGCAGGACTCAGGGGATATGACATTTTTGTGTTGATTGGCAGCTGCCTGTTGGCATCCCTGCTGATCAGCCTGCCCGACTGGTTTGGTTTCGACCGCAACACCACCCATTTTTACGAGCGGAATGCTTTCCTGATCGGGTTTATGGGGTTATCCTTA
Encoded proteins:
- a CDS encoding 2-phosphosulfolactate phosphatase — encoded protein: MYSEDGKYSIEVCFSPLSWPLYDRDDSVVVITDIFRASTAICAAFHNGVKSMIPVAEISESEEYKKKGYIVAGERDGKKLDCADFGNSPFNFLEPSLRGQTIVINTTNGTQAIKAVAHGNNDVVIGAFINLTAVADYIMELKKPLVVFCAGWKNRFSMEDTLFAGALVEHLLNNGRGDYYTMCDAAIASADLWLLAKGNPMGYVEKAAHRHRLRKMGLDDIIEFSLSADFTTAVPVLRGKELVSAH
- the gcvT gene encoding glycine cleavage system aminomethyltransferase GcvT translates to MKTTVFKEKHEAMGAKMVSFAGFYMPVQFEGVNAEHETVRKGVGVFDVSHMGEFWAEGPKALELLQRVSSNDASVLTDGKVQYTCFPNDQGGIVDDFLVYRFNEEKYLLVVNAANIDKDWAWITRQNEGIGAKLTNASDDISQLAVQGPLALKAMQKLTKEPIEDMPYYTFKVLEFAGVGNVILSTTGYTGSGGCEIYFENKDGLKIYEAVLEAGEEFGIKPIGLAARDTLRLEMGFCLYGNDINDTTSPIEAGLGWITKFADGKDFINRGNLQKQKTEGVDRKLVGFQMVDKGIPRQHYAILNGEGNTIGEVTSGTMAPSLKVGIGMGYVKPSFAKAGSEIFLDIRGKALKAEVVKLPFYKG
- the sucC gene encoding ADP-forming succinate--CoA ligase subunit beta produces the protein MNLHEYQGKSLLRKYQVPVAESILVKDPSDAKAAAVELEKRTGLKIWAVKAQIHAGGRGKGGGVKIARSLEEVEQFAHQIIGMQLVTPQTGPEGKKVRKVLVEQGIYYPGPSEPKEFYFSILLNRATSRNMIMYSPRGGMNIEEVAEETPEQIFTEEIDPKVGVLPFQCRRIAFNFGLSGEAFKNMVKFVPKLYQAYIENDATLVEINPLFKTSDDKILVVDTKMVIDNNALFRHPDIEEMRDIHEEDPMEVEAGQHNLNYVKLNGNVGCMVNGAGLAMATMDIIKLSGGEPANFLDVGGSANAKRVEEAFRIILKDPNVKAILVNIFGGIVRCDRVATGIVDAYKNIGEIKQPIIVRLQGTNAEEAKEIIDHSGLKVHSAILLKEAADLISEVLK
- a CDS encoding DUF1343 domain-containing protein, with product MPIRIAANGFITLLLLVFFPLVLSCSQPWQEERTRLPEKELRIIPGADRTEEYFPLLRGKRIAVAGNHTSVVGGEVHLVDTLLAAGINVVRVFSPEHGFRGQAAAGELIHNDVDSRSGLPVISLYGNNRKPTPEQLEGVDLIIVDLQDVGMRFYTYISTMSLIMQAAARLDKEVMVLDRPNPHGHYVDGPMLDLEYNSFVGMHPIPVVHGMTMGEYARMVIGEGWLGYKVECKLTVIPVENYTHNDLYQLPIAPSPNLPNMQAVYLYPSLCFFEGTVISVGRGTEMPFQVFGHPNLPSEKYSFTYMPQSVKAAPNPPALGETCFGKDLRTLPVEYLQAERRINLSYLLDAFRNYPQKDQFFNNYFDRLAGNNLLRNQVLAGQTEEQIRETWQPGLDEFCKTREKYLLYPDFEN
- the prmC gene encoding peptide chain release factor N(5)-glutamine methyltransferase; the encoded protein is MISPVTLGSAYQWFLKTLEGTYPEKELQALGREVFRHFFSIEPTERVMNAHLSFPPDFFRVLESVVEQLKQHVPLQYVTGVARFLDLYLDVDPRVLIPRPETEELVQWVFETIQTKFGSSQPGVSLLDVGTGSGCIPVSLAKKLPNARVMACDVSEEVLEVASHNAAKNQVKVDFFRCDVLRDDPQLRNLEVVVSNPPYVMEKEKELMLPNVLEHEPSAALFVSNENPLIFYHAIASKARRWLKPGGFLFFEINENLGKETVECIEKEGFNEVILKRDLNGRHRMIRAVNA